A single region of the Amphiura filiformis chromosome 7, Afil_fr2py, whole genome shotgun sequence genome encodes:
- the LOC140156469 gene encoding uncharacterized protein: MGNNCEPGSVPEPGSHSGADHHSEMGCSKNYTFEGCVQLCLDMQKLCVAINVHAYLFGALFLILVFTACFALVPLIRNKKAGSKPSFMITINVLVIIFGLMRSLYLFVDAYGIKGYMKSVGALLFADLAIPCLTSAFALVQWAFLELLQVRRINSALQKPSILIAIVISHFAFVAAIDFMLYYLGRGVCFLMTVCQIVTVIWGLILTFGFLYTTQKLVKRDREHRLTLKRTQYVFTNKQSTIRKKSPNDETNNSIKSEQNELINTNTPRENHDSIKTISGQNTTQSMQANNGNTNGSTVEVVTVIAPVSETDPEPDQQPENEDVPIIIRPLRRLRRTFKSKSIIRKSYLTKVKNVGICTTLIGIGLFSVSIYGIIAIYNPFEGAPQPDDWGWYTFQTIHRLVST; the protein is encoded by the coding sequence CCTGAGCCGGGATCGCATTCAGGTGCAGATCATCACAGCGAGATGGGTTGCTCAAAAAACTATACTTTCGAGGGatgtgtacaattgtgtttggacATGCAGAAGCTATGTGTGGCTATCAATGTCCACGCTTATCTCTTTGGCGCATTGTTTCTCATACTTGTCTTTACAGCCTGTTTTGCGTTAGTGCCACTCATCAGGAATAAGAAAGCAGGTAGCAAACCTTCTTTCATGATAACCATCAATGTCCTCGTCATCATATTCGGACTTATGAGATCGCTGTATTTGTTTGTTGATGCATATGGTATAAAAGGATATATGAAATCAGTCGGAGCGCTCCTATTCGCTGATTTAGCTATACCATGTCTGACGTCAGCGTTTGCTCTCGTCCAATGGGCTTTCTTGGAACTTCTTCAAGTCAGGAGAATCAACAGTGCGTTACAAAAACCGTCAATTCTTATTGCCATAGTAATTAGTCATTTTGCTTTTGTCGCtgcaattgactttatgttgtatTACCTTGGTCGTGGAGTGTGTTTTCTTATGACTGTGTGCCAAATAGTAACTGTAATTTGGGGGTTGATTTTAACCTTTGGATTTTTATACACGACACAGAAGTTAGTTAAACGAGATCGTGAACACAGGTTAACCCTCAAACGCACACAGTATGTGTTCACAAACAAACAGAGCACCATTAGGAAGAAATCACCCAATGATGAGACGAACAATTCTATTAAAAGTGAACAGAACGAGCTAATTAACACAAATACTCCCCGCGAAAACCACGACTCAATAAAAACAATCAGCGGGCAAAATACCACACAATCGATGCAAGCAAATAATGGAAACACAAACGGATCGACGGTTGAAGTAGTGACAGTAATAGCTCCAGTATCAGAGACTGATCCAGAACCTGACCAACAACCTGAGAATGAAGATGTGCCAATAATTATACGTCCACTAAGGCGTTTGAGGAGAACATTTAAATCCAAGAGTATTATAAGGAAGAGCTACTTAACCAAAGTGAAGAATGTTGGTATATGTACTACATTAATTGGTATCGGTCTATTTTCTGTTAGTATCTACGGGATTATAGCAATTTACAACCCGTTTGAAGGGGCACCACAACCAGATGATTGGGGATGGTACACATTCCAAACAATTCACAGGTTAGTATCcacgtga